GCTGGCAACATCCATAGAGACAGATATGGGAGAGTCTTTTATAGCTGTAGGTCTCCTTAAGGGCTCCTTTATCTTTCTTGCGGACCTCATAAGGCATATAAACCTACCTGTGAAAGTGGACTTTATGTGGGTGTCCAGTTATGGCTCTAAAACGATAAGCGAGGGACACATTAGAATACTCAGAGACCTAAGCATGGACATAGAGAATCAGAAGGTGCTTCTTGTTGACGACATTTTAGATACGGGATACACCCTGAAGGAGATAAAACAAATATTAATGTTGAGAAAGCCCAAAGTTCTTAAAACTTGTGTGCTACTTGATAAGTACGAGAGGAGAAAGGTGGATGTTGAGGTGGACTACACGGGTTTTCGGGTACCTGACGCTTTTCTGGTGGGATACGGGCTTGACTGGGACGAGGAGGGGAGAAATTTAAGGGGTATTTATGCCGTTGAAGGTTTATAATGGTATTCCATGAAAGTAGAGGACCTTAGAAACACTGCATGGAGGTTCAACGAAAGACTGAGATACATTGCCAAGAGAGGGGAAGTCCTGGAGGAAGAGTATGAGCCTATTGTCAGGGAAATAATAAAGAGGGTCAAAGAGGAGGGTGATAAAGCTATAACTTATTACACAGAAAAGTTTGACGGTGTGAAGCTCACGCCGGATACTATGGAAGTGCCATATGAGGAGCTTGAGAATGCTTACAACGAGATAGAGGAAGATGTAAGGTCAGCTCTTGAGATAGCCTACGAGAGGATAAGAAGGTTTCACGAACTTCAAAGGGAAAAGGCCTTTTTTATGGAAGAGAGTGGAACACTCTTAGGTATGAAGGTGGTGCCTTTGGAGAGGGTGGGTGTTTATGTGCCGGGAGGTAAAGCTGCTTACCCATCCACAGTGCTTATGAATGTTGTTCCGGCTCTTGTGGCAGGTGTTGAGGAGATCATTATGGTATCCCCAAAGCCCAACAAATACACTCTTGCTGCAGCTTTTATATCTGGTGTCAGCAGGGTTTACCAAATAGGGGGTGCTCAGGCAATTGCAGGCCTTGCCTACGGAACTGAGATGATACCAAAAGTTGATAAGATAGTAGGTCCCGGCAATATATATGTAGCTATAGCTAAGAAGCTACTCTTTGGAGTTGTGGACATAGATATGATAGCGGGTCCGTCGGAGATACTGATAATATCTGATGGCTCTTGTGAACCTTCGTGGATAGCTACGGACCTTCTCTCTCAGGCGGAACACGACGAGATGGCAGGTGCCTTTATGATAACTACGGATGAAAAACATGCCCTGCGCGTAAAGGAAGAGTTGGAAAGACTGATGGAAGACTTTCCAAGAAAAGAGATAGCAAAAAAGTCCATAGAGCGCTTTGGAACCATATTTCTTGTGGAGGACATGTTTAAAGCGTGTGAAGTGGCTAACTATATAGCACCAGAGCACCTTGAAGTGCTTACAGAAGACCCCTTCTCCCTTCTTCCCTACATAAAGCATGCAGGAGCCATCTTTTTAGGAAGATACAGCACAGAAGCTCTGGGCGACTATATTTTAGGTCCAAATCACACCCTTCCCACCGGTGGCACAGCAAGATTCTTCTCACCCTTGGGAGTTTACGACTTTATAAAGAGAAGCTCTGTGCTTTTTGTTTCCAAGGAAGGGTTTGAAAGACTTGCAGAGCCTACAGAAAGTATAGCAAAGGCGGAGGGTCTTTTTGCCCATTTTACATCTGTAAGGATAAGGAGAGAGACATGAAGAGGGTCTTTTTGGTGTGCTTGCTGATGTTAAGCTACGCATGCGCGCCTGTGGTATGCCCCGGCGAGAAGGAAGTAAGAAGTCGCTACTCGGAAGATACAGCTCCAAAAAATTACGAAGCCTTCACATCTTTGAGGTATGGTATCTTAAGAGTGCCCATCTATATAGAAAAGTCTGAAGGAAAATACACCATCAGAAGCCCCCAGACAGGTACAGTTTTTCTTAAAGATAGCAACCTGTGTGTCAATGCCACGTGCTTGGACCTACCTGTAAATCCTGATGGTCTTATCTTTGGAGCGCTTCTAAGAGGCGATGAAAAGCCCAGTTGCTCCTTTGGAACCATTACCTTTGAGAGAGACGATCAGATGTATAAAAGAAAGTACATTTTTAGCAACGGTGAGCTAAAGAGGGTGGAACTGACAGACAAAAATAGGGACAGAATCCTGATACTTGAGTATGGAGATAGGAGTAAAGAGGGTTACTACAAAAGGGTTAAGGCTAGCTTGGGAGACATGACTTTTCTTTTCAGCGTTGATGAGCTAAAAAGGAGGTGAGAATATGAGCTTTGAGTACTCAGAGAGGATAAAAAGCCTACCGCCTTACCTTTTTGCACAGATAGACAAGAAGAAGAAGGAAAAGATAGCGCAGGGTGTGGATGTGATAGACCTTGGAGTAGGCGACCCAGACATGCCCACACCTGAGCCTATAGTAAAAGCCATGCAAAGAGCTGTTGAAAAGCCAGAGCATCACAGGTATCCTTCTTACGAAGGCATGCTCTCTTTTAGGGAGGCTGTTGCTGAGTTTTACAGAAGAAGGTTTGGCGTATTTCTTGACCCCGAGAAAGAGGTCATAACCCTCATAGGCTCTAAGGAGGGCATAGCTCACTTTCCCTTAGCTTTTATAAATCCCGATGATGTGGTGCTTTGTCCAGACCCAGCCTATCCTGTGTACAAGATAGGAACGCTTTTTGCAGGTGGCGTGCCCTACATTATGCCACTAAAAGAGGAAAATAACTTTCTTCCTGATTTCAAAAGCATACCAAAGGATGTGCTGAAAAGAGCCAAAATCATCTGGGTGAACTATCCCAACAATCCCACTTCAGCTGTGGCGGATGAGAGCTTTTACAGAGAGCTAATAGATTGGGCAAGGGAGAACAACATTATAGTAGCTTCCGACCTTGCTTACTCGGAGATATACTTTGGCAACCAAAAACCCATGTCCATACTGCAGATAGATGGAGCAAAGGAGGTGGCTATAGAGTTTCACTCCCTTTCAAAGACCTACAACATGACTGGATGGCGTATAGGCATGGCGGTGGGGAACGAAAAGCTCATTTCAGGTCTTGGAAAGGTAAAGACAAATGTGGATTCGGGACAGTTCCAAGCCATTCAAGAAGCTGGCATAACCGCTCTGAAGATGCCCGAAAGTGAACTGCAAAAGATCAGGGAGGTATACAGACAAAGAAGGGAAGCTATGGTAAAAGCTCTGCAGGATGCAGGTCTTGAGGTGTATAGCTCAACAGCCACCTTCTACCTTTGGGTAAAGGTGCCAAAAGGTTATACTTCAGCACAGTTTGTTTCTTTACTTCTTGATGAGTGCGGTATTGTCTGCACTCCTGGAAATGGTTTTGGAGAGCATGGAGAGGGATACTTCCGCATATCCTTAACCTTACCTACGGAAAGACTTTTGGAGGCTGCCGAAAGAATTCGTAAATTAAAAATATGATGAAGGAAGTAGAACTCTTACAGCTATGCACATTAGTGCCAACTGTGGATTACAGAATGACACCGCAGGAAGCTCTAAAGCTCTTTAATGAGCATGAACTTCACGAGTTTCTCGTGGTAGTTAAAGACGGAAAGCCAGTGGGATGGGTTAAAAAGAAAGATGTGCGCTTAGCTCTCTACAGACAGGAGCTTTGCGTAGGTGATTTGACAAGACCCTTGACCAATATCAGAAACCTGAAAACCACTGTGGATAATATGAGCGGGCTTTTTGACTTTTTTAACCTGCGGAAAGACCCTCTAATAGTGGTAAACAGAAACGGTTCTTATATGGGCGTGCTTTTCTATCATGTTCTTTTGAACTATGTTTGTATGCACAGAGAAGCGGAAGCATCTCTATTTCAGAAGCTTAGGAATTTCTTTGGACAAGCTTATTACCTTTATGTTTTCTTTCTAAAGGGTAAAAAAACCTTCAGGGAGGCGTACGGGACAGTAAAGGAGGAAGGACTCTACAAGATACTCTACGAGGATATAAAAGACAGCATCTCAGGTGATGTGTCTTTAGTCAAAGATGAGGGGGAGGTATACGCTCTTTCAAAGGAAAAACTTCAGAGGGATAAGATAAAGGAGATAATAGAGAACTTTCACAAAGAGTTTTCCTTGCTGTATGCAGATGCAAAGCCTGTTTATGTTCAGGGATACCTGATACCTCTTGATACAGTCAAAAATTACGAGGAGCTCTTCAGGATAGCATCTGATACAAAAGATAAGTTAAGAGGTGTGGATGCGTCCTTTTTTGTAATACACGGGCTTCAACCATCAGTCATTATGTGTGAGTATAAGGCAAAGGAGCTTATACTCAAGATTAAGGAGCAGATAACGGAGGACTTTAAAAGGATCCTTGAGAGAATAAACAGAGAAGACAGGGAGCTATGGGAGTATGTCCTTTACGACTTTTTCAAAGAGTATCCCTACTTTGAGCTTTTTTATATAATGAACGAAAGAGGTGTGCAAATATCCAACAATGTGATAAATCCTAAGATAAGCTATAGCATAAAGGCGGGCAAAAAGGGAGCTGATAGATCTGAAAAGTCTTACTTCAAGCAGGCTATGAAGGATGGCACTTACATATCGGACATTTACATATCTCAAGCAACAGATGACTTCTGCATAACGCTCTCAGCCAGGTTCCAGCACAAAGATAAGACTTATGTGCTTGCCGGAGACATAAACTACAGGGAGATACACCAACTTGTAAAAAGTTATACAAAAGCAAGCTTATGAAGAAACTTGTAGGAAGTTTAAAGTATAGAAATCTAAGGTACACACAGAACCATCCTCTCAGAATACCTCGCGTCTCTTTGCTTATTGAGTTTCTAAAAGCTATGGGTCTCATAGAGGAGCAAGAGATAATTCAGAGCAGAGAGGCAACTGAGGAGGAGCTTCTCTTATACCACACAGAGGACTATCTTCGGGCTCTTGAAGAGTCCGACAGGTGCATGTGTGTAAAGGATAGATACAGAGAAAAATACAACATAGGCACTTACGAGAACCCTGTATCACCAGCCATGTGGAGAGGATCCCTTTTGGCAACAGGGTCATCTGTTCAGGCCGTTGAGGTCTTCTTGGAGGGTGGCGTGGCTTTTAATCCAGCGGGGGGCATGCATCACGCCTATCCCAGCAGGGCAAACGGCTTTTGCTTCATAAACGACCCAGCCGTTAGCATAGAGTTTTTGAAGAAAAAGGGCTTTAAGAAGATCCTGTACATTGACTTGGATGCTCATCACTGTGATGCCATTCAAGAGAGCTACTACCAAGATGACAGTGTATTTGTTCTCTCTTTACACCAGTCACCTGAGTATGCCTTTCCCTTTAAAAGTGGTTTTGCTCATGAGATAGGAAGGGGCAGGGGAAAGGGCTACAACATGAATGTCCCACTTCCAAAGGGTATAAAGGACGGGGAATACCTTTATGCTCTTGAGGAGAGTCTAAAGATAGTAAAAGAAATATTTAGTCCTGATGTGTACATTTTGCAACTTGGTACTGACAGCCTTAAAGAGGATTACCTTTCCAAGTTTGAGCTTTCCAACGCGGGTTTTCTAAAAGCCTTTGATATGGTAAGGGACATGCTGGGAGAGGGCATTTACTTGGGAGGTGGAGGCTATCACCCTATAGCTCTTGCAAGGGCTTGGGCGCTCATCTGGTGCAGAATAAGTGGCAGGGAGATACCTTCAAAGATAAACTCCGAGGCAAGGCAAGTCCTTTTGAGCGTGAACTTTGAAGAGTTTGACGAAGATATAGACAGAACTTACATGTATGATTATCTCTTGGATAGGTCAGATGGAGAACCACCAAGAGGTGAGGTAAAAAGGCTAATAGAGAGGCTGAAAGCCTTATTTCTGTTATAATTTTAAAGGTGAAGCTGTTGGTAGTTGGCAATGGAGGAAGAGAGCACGCCTTAGTATGGAAGCTAAAGCAAAGCCCCCTGGTAAAGCAAATATACATAGCCAGAGGAAACGCAGGGTCTTGGCAGATAGCCAAAGGGGTTGATATAGACTATCTGGACATAAAGGGACTTGCAGAGTTTGCCCTAAGGGAGGGTATAGACTTTACAGTAGTTGGACCAGAGGCACCTTTGGTAGGGGGTATAGTGGACGAGTTTGAAAGCAGAGGTTTGAAAATATTAGGTCCTAACAGAAGGGCATCCATGCTGGAAGGTAGCAAAGTCTTTGCTAAGGATTTTATGCAAAGGTATCAGATCCCTACAGCGGAGTATCAAGTTTTTGACGATGCTGTAAAAGCCAAGAGGTTTGTTATGGACTTTGGCACACCTCTGGTGATAAAAGCGGATGGTTTGGCAGGTGGCAAAGGAGCTGTTGTATGCTACGATCAAAAGACAGCCATGGAAGCTATTGATAGGATCATGGTGAGGGGTGAGCTGGGCAGTGCAGGAAGGAGGGTGGTTATAGAGCAATTTCTGGAAGGGGAAGAAGCCTCTTACATAGTTTTACTGGATGGTGATAGATACATACCACTTCCCACATCTCAGGATCACAAGAGACTCCTTGATGGTGATATGGGACCCAATACAGGAGGTATGGGAGCCTACTCACCAAATCCCTTTGTTGGCGAGGAAACAGAGAAAGCCATAAAGCATCAGATAATAGAGAGATTGATAAGGGGGTTAAAAGAGGAAGGCATCTATTACAGGGGGTTTCTTTATGCGGGCCTCATGCTTACCAAAGATGGACCGAAAGTTCTTGAGTTCAATGTAAGACTTGGAGACCCCGAGGCTCAACCCATACTCATGAGAATAAAGGGGGACTTTATGAAGAACCTATTGGATTTTTATGAAGGGAAGGCTATAAATTTGGAGATAGACAAAAGGTGCGCTCTATGTGTAGTCTTGGCAAGCAGAGGCTATCCAGAAAAGCCTCAAGTTGGTGGCGTTATATACGGGCTTGATGCCATAAAAGAAGAGGATGTCATAGTATTCCACGCTGGGACGGACATAAAAGATGGCAAAGTTATAGCAAAAGGAGGCAGAGTGCTCAATGTGTGTGCATGGGGGAAGAGTATAAAAGATGCGAGGGATAAGGCGTACAGAGTTATAGAGAGTATAAAATTTGAAGGCATGCAGTACAGAAGGGACATAGGAGCAAAAGCTCTTAACCTTCTTTGAGTATTCTCCTTTCGTATATTATCGCTAAGGAGAAGAGAGTAGTAAAGACTATTGGACCTAAGAAAAGTCCCAAAAAACCAAAGGTAAGAAGACCGCCCACCGTTGAAAAGAAAAGCACTATGTAAGGCATCTTTATTCCCTTCTTCATAATGAGAGGTCTTAATATGTTGTCAACGGTTGATATAACAAGAGATCCCCACAGCAGCATAAAAATACCGTAAAACAATCCTTTGTTTAGAAAAGTGTAAATGGCTATAGGAACCCAAACAAAGCCAGTGCCAAAGGGTGGCACAAAGGAAGCTATAAAGGTAATTAAAGCCCACAGTAGAGAGTAATTTATCCCAACAACGGTGTAAGCTATAAAGCTCAAAACCGCCTGCACAAGAGCCACGCCTATGCTACCGTAAACCACAGCAAGGATAGTTTTGTAAATAGTCAAAAGCACCTCATAGAGATCCTCTTTGTGCATGGGGAGGAATCTTGCAAAAAACTCCACAAACCTTCTGCCATCTCTGAGAATAAAAAAGAAGCTTATGAGAAACACAAAGGATTTAAAGATAACGGACCCTGTGGCAAAGAGCATGGAGGTGAATATCTCTCCAGCCTTTTGTGTCAACTTACTTAGATAGGAGGTTATAGTGTTCTTAAACTCTTCAGACTGCATGTATTCATAGACCCTCTGCAATATCTCTTCGGTGATGAGTTTGTTAACTACAGGCAGACTATAAAGGCTGTGCAGAACATCTGTAAGAGTGTGATTCTGAAGGTATTGAATAATTGCTTTTGTTATTTCCACGCTCTGCTTTGCTGCAACAAGACCTATAATAAGGAAGGGTATGACTATGAAAGTAAGCACCAGAAGTGTTACCATCAGGGCAGACAGTGTGTTATTACGCAAAAGCCTTGAAAGCGACAGATGTAATGGATAAGCAACAAGGGAGAAGATAACAGCCCAAAGTATGGGCTTTAGGAAAGGTGTAAGAATCACCAAAACTAGAAAGGTGAAGAATACAGTTATGCCAAGTAAAAAGTAGGAAAAAACTTTTTCTCTGCTCATTTTATTTAATATTATGATAATAGATATGGGGAAGAGTTTGCTTTTTATATTTGTCTTCTTTGCTCTTTCATGTGCGGAGAAAACTGTGGTTGTTAAGGAAGAACCTAAAAGTAGAGCGCCAGGAATGGCGGTTGCTTCTGGTAAGGCAGTGGAAAATGGCAAAAAGCAGCTTAGCAAGGGACACTGTAAGCAGGCTATACACGAGTTTTACAAAGCTCTTGAGAAAGACCCGCAAAACTTTGAGGCTCTGTATTGGCTTGGTGTAGCGGAAGGTGTTTGTGGATACTATCCCCAAGCTTACGACAGGTTGACCTTTGTTGTAAGGTATGCACCTGACGATATCTGGAGAGCGAGAGTTTATGCCACCATGGGTATAACTCTGCTCTACATGGGAAAGGAAGATGATGCAGTAGCTTATTTTGAAAAGGCAAGAGCCATAGATCCGAGGAATGAACTGGTGGTTGCATATTATGAGAATGACCATAAAAAGAACAAAAAACACAAGATAAAGAAAAGACCCAAGGATAGAGAAGGTTACGAGATAACTTTCAGGTGGATGTACTGAAGAAAGCCTTCATTTTTAAGTACACTTCCCTTAACTCCTTTTGAGGGTCCGAATCCCAAACTATTCCACACCCTGCATAGTAAGAGAGGGTTTTTCCGTCTCCTAATGCAGTTCTTATAAGCACTGAGAGTGTAAAGTCTTCCTCGCTCTTTAAAAAGCCAGCGCATCCGCAGTAAAGATCCCTACAGTGAGGTTCCAAGCTATCTATGACCTCAACCGCCTTTCTTTTGGGTGCACCTGTCACGGAAGCAGGTGGGAAAGTGGCAAAGAGTATAGCTTTCAGAGAAGCAGTGGTTTCACACTCCACAGCAGAATACATATGATACAAGGTTTTATACTTCCTTATTCCAAAAAGATCCTTAACTTCTACGCACTTACCCACTATGCCAAGGTCGTTCCTGACAACATCGGTGATCATAAGGTTTTCCGCTCTGTCTTTCTCACTCTTTTTTAGCTCCTCCCTTTTAGAGGCTGTGCCTTTTATAGGCTCGCTTCTTAGCTTTTTACCTTCTCTTCTGAGAAAAAGCTCCATGGAGCCAGAAATAATGTAAAAGTCATCCAGGTCTAAGAAAAAGGCGTAATCAACAGGCTGTCTTGCGTAAAACTTAAGAAAGAGGTCAAAAGGGTCCCCTTTCAGGCTAAAAGTAAACCTGTTGGTGAGATTTATCTGATAAACTATGCCTTCTTCTATGAGCTTTTTTACCTCATTAACCTTCTCTTTAAAACCTTCGTCGGAGATGGAGCTTTCCAAGAGAGTCAAAGAAACCCTTTTTTCCCTTGGGTCTATAGCTTTAAAGCTCTCTATCTCTACAAGCACCACTAAAGGTAGAGAAGATGTCTTTATAGGCAAACCAAACACCTCAGATGCCAGGTGATAAGACAGCACGAGAAAGCAGGGAAAACTCTCGGGCGAAAGCTCATGAAGGCTTTTTAAAAAGCTCACCCTCTTTATACGAGCCTGATAAAGACCACCTTTACCTATCCAACCACCAGAAAAAACCAGCCTCATTATCTGTTTTCTTCTTCAACTATGCTTTTTAAGTATTGAGTTAAGCTTTCATCTACAGAAAATATCTTATCTTCCAATCTCATTACTGGCAAAACACCTATCAGACTGTTGACAAGAAAGAGATGATCTGCGCCAAAAACATCCTCTGGTTTTACTTCCTTCTCTTTTATCTCCACCTTTTCCATAATGCTCTTAAGGGTGGTTCCCAAAAGAAGGCCCGATGCTATGTGGGGTGTGTATATGCTGTCCTTTCTAACTAAGAGGAGGTTGGCGGAGGAGGATTCTGTTATATGACCCTTTTCGTTGAGCATAAGGCCGTCGTAAAAGCCCCTTTGGATAGCTTCCCTCTTTACCAAAACATTGGTAAGATAGTTCAGAGTTTTGTGCTTTATAAGAGGGTCAGAGGAGTGTCTTTTTATGGATGATATGCACACACTTACAGGGTTTTGCAGGGGTGTGTATTTGTATACAAAAACTTTTAGCTCACTCCTGTATGGCATCTGGTAATACTTGGGTTTTCCGTAAGATACCAGGCACACCTTTACATAAATGTCTTTTTTCCCTTTTACCTTTTTTTCTATTCTGTCGCAAAAGGTTTCCAAGTCTGGATAAGGTATACCGAAGTATTCAGCGCTTTTTGAGAGTCTCTCGTAATGGCGCAGCAGCTTTTTTGTCCTTCCTCTGTACAGTATAGTTTCAAAAAGACCTTCACCGTAAAAAAAACTCCTGTTGGCCATGTAAGGCTTTATTGTATATAATTCTTTTCCGAAATGGCGCAAGAGCATATAACAGAGGAGGATGTTCTTGAGCTACTAAAAAAATCCAAAAAACCGCTACATTTTGAGCAGATAGTTAAGGAGCTTGAACTTGACAAAGAGGGAAAGAAAAAACTTAAAAAGGTCTTAAAGACTCTAAAGAGGTCCAACAAGCTTACGGTAGAAAGGGGCAGGTACAAGCTTGCGGAGGAGGAGATAGTCGTTGGGACGGTGATCCCATACCCTGCTGGCTTTGGATTTCTCCAAATAGGTGAGGGCAAAAAAGACATATACATTCCACCCTTTGAGATGGTAAAGGTTTTTGGTGGGGATGTGGTAAAAGCAAGGGTGGTGGAGTTTAAGGGAAAGAAGGAGGTCCGAATACTTCAAGTTATCAAGAGAGGCAAAAGAGAGATAATATGTAAGATAGTAAAAGGTAAGACTTGCTACGCTATACCTCTTTACGATAACCCACACCAGAAGATACAGCTCAGCCAAGAGAGTTGCAAAGATCTCAAAAAAGACACTGTTGTAGTGGTGGGTATAAAGGAGTATCCAAGGGCAAAAGCTCCAGCCAGAGGATACATAAAAGAAGTTATAGGGCATCCCAAGGAGAGGGTTTTAACGATAGAGCTGCTCATAAGAAAGTACGACCTTCCGCTATCGTATCCTGAAGAGGTGATAAAAGAGGCTCAGAAATTCAGGCTCCATATAAAGAAAGAGCTTAAAAATAGGAAGGACCTGAGGGACCAAATATGCTTTACCATAGACCCCGAGAGAGCAAGGGACTTTGACGATGCTGTAGCTATACAGATGACGCCAGAAGGGCATTACAGACTTTGGGTTCACATAGCGGATGTATCTTACTTTGTAAAGGAAGGCTCACACATAGATGAGGAAGCCTTTAAGAGAGGTTTTACCTTTTACCTTCCTGACAGAGCTTTGCACATGCTTCCCGAAAAGCTCTCTTCGGACCTTTGCAGTTTAAAACCCAACGAGGATAGGCTCACCTTTACATGTGAGATGGTCTTTGACCAAAAGGGAAACCTTTTAAACTACGACATTTACGAAAGCGTAATAAGGAGTAAGGCAAGGCTTACCTATGACGAGGCTCTAAGGCTCATAGTGGGCGATCCGGCGCTGGAGGAAAAGTATCCGCACCTGGTGGAGCCTCTCAGACTCATGGAAAACCTTTACCGTATACTCTCCAAAAAACGTTGGGAGAAGGGGAGCATAGACTTTGACCTTCCAGAATCAGAGGTCATAGTGGACGAGTTTGGACAGCCTGTGGCTGTGGTTCCCTACGAGAGGCACATAGCTCACAGGATAATAGAGCATTTTATGATATCCGCCAATGAGACAGTAGCCATGCATTTGGAGCATCTTGGCTACCCATGTCTTTACAGGGTGCACGAAAAACCCGACCCAGAAAAGGTAGAAAACCTTATAGAAATCCTTGCCGGTCTTGGATACAAAGTAAAAAGAGTCTCTCTTGAGCCTAAGTTTTTTCAAAAGATCATAGAAGATTTTGAAGGAAGACCCGAGGAGAACTTGGTGAGGTTTCTTACACTAAGAAGTATGAAAAGAGCCTACTACTCGCCTCACAATGTGGGGCATTTTGGCTTGGCATCTGAGCATTACGCTCACTTTACATCACCCATAAGGCGATACACAGACATCATAGTCCACAGAATTCTCAAGAAGGCTATAAAGGGAGAAGATGTGCCTTATGAACAGATGGTATCTTACCTTGAGATGGCGGGACAGTACCTCTCTGAGCGGGAGAGATTGGCAGATAATGTGGAGAGAGAAGCTATAGAACTTCTCAAGGCAAGACTTATGAAGGGGCACATAGGCGAGGCTTTTGCGGGTATAATAACAGGAGTGGTTCCCTTTGGGTTTTTTGTGGAAATTCAGGACTACTTAGTGGAGGGGCTTGTGAGTATAAACACGCTTGTTGATGACCAGTACATATACGATGAACCAGCTCACAGACTTGTAGGCGTAAGAACCGGGAAAGTTTTCAGATTGGGTGATGTGGTGAAGGTGAAGGTGGT
The DNA window shown above is from Hydrogenobacter thermophilus TK-6 and carries:
- a CDS encoding chorismate-binding protein, yielding MRLVFSGGWIGKGGLYQARIKRVSFLKSLHELSPESFPCFLVLSYHLASEVFGLPIKTSSLPLVVLVEIESFKAIDPREKRVSLTLLESSISDEGFKEKVNEVKKLIEEGIVYQINLTNRFTFSLKGDPFDLFLKFYARQPVDYAFFLDLDDFYIISGSMELFLRREGKKLRSEPIKGTASKREELKKSEKDRAENLMITDVVRNDLGIVGKCVEVKDLFGIRKYKTLYHMYSAVECETTASLKAILFATFPPASVTGAPKRKAVEVIDSLEPHCRDLYCGCAGFLKSEEDFTLSVLIRTALGDGKTLSYYAGCGIVWDSDPQKELREVYLKMKAFFSTST
- the rnr gene encoding ribonuclease R — encoded protein: MAQEHITEEDVLELLKKSKKPLHFEQIVKELELDKEGKKKLKKVLKTLKRSNKLTVERGRYKLAEEEIVVGTVIPYPAGFGFLQIGEGKKDIYIPPFEMVKVFGGDVVKARVVEFKGKKEVRILQVIKRGKREIICKIVKGKTCYAIPLYDNPHQKIQLSQESCKDLKKDTVVVVGIKEYPRAKAPARGYIKEVIGHPKERVLTIELLIRKYDLPLSYPEEVIKEAQKFRLHIKKELKNRKDLRDQICFTIDPERARDFDDAVAIQMTPEGHYRLWVHIADVSYFVKEGSHIDEEAFKRGFTFYLPDRALHMLPEKLSSDLCSLKPNEDRLTFTCEMVFDQKGNLLNYDIYESVIRSKARLTYDEALRLIVGDPALEEKYPHLVEPLRLMENLYRILSKKRWEKGSIDFDLPESEVIVDEFGQPVAVVPYERHIAHRIIEHFMISANETVAMHLEHLGYPCLYRVHEKPDPEKVENLIEILAGLGYKVKRVSLEPKFFQKIIEDFEGRPEENLVRFLTLRSMKRAYYSPHNVGHFGLASEHYAHFTSPIRRYTDIIVHRILKKAIKGEDVPYEQMVSYLEMAGQYLSERERLADNVEREAIELLKARLMKGHIGEAFAGIITGVVPFGFFVEIQDYLVEGLVSINTLVDDQYIYDEPAHRLVGVRTGKVFRLGDVVKVKVVGVDEERGRIELELVKEEG
- a CDS encoding aminotransferase class IV — its product is MANRSFFYGEGLFETILYRGRTKKLLRHYERLSKSAEYFGIPYPDLETFCDRIEKKVKGKKDIYVKVCLVSYGKPKYYQMPYRSELKVFVYKYTPLQNPVSVCISSIKRHSSDPLIKHKTLNYLTNVLVKREAIQRGFYDGLMLNEKGHITESSSANLLLVRKDSIYTPHIASGLLLGTTLKSIMEKVEIKEKEVKPEDVFGADHLFLVNSLIGVLPVMRLEDKIFSVDESLTQYLKSIVEEENR